In one Zalophus californianus isolate mZalCal1 chromosome 10, mZalCal1.pri.v2, whole genome shotgun sequence genomic region, the following are encoded:
- the LOC113933027 gene encoding tubulin polyglutamylase complex subunit 2-like isoform X2, with amino-acid sequence MEETPPPGCSKPHLEKLTLGITRILESSPGVTEVTIIEKPPAERHMISSWEQKNNCVLPEDVKDFYLMTNGFHMTWSVKLDASENQPEKPHSDSRSVIFELDPCNGNGKVCLVYKRGKPALAQDAEIWLLDRALYWHFLTESFTAYYHLLITHLGLPQWQYAFTSYGISPQAKQWFNMYKPITYNTDLLAEETNCFVNKLDPSKVFKSKNKILIPKKKGPVQPAGGQKGPPGPPSTSKSSSSPGNPVRK; translated from the exons ATGGAGGAGACACCGCCCCCGGGCTGCAGCAAGCCGCACCTGGAGAAGCTGACCCTGGGGATCACCCGCATCCTAGAATCTTCCCCAGGTGTGACAGAGGTGACTATCATAGAGAAACCACCTGCTGAACGTCATATGATTTCTTCATGGGAACAAAAAAATAACTGTGTGCTACCTGAGGATGTGAAGGATTTTTACCTGATGACCAATGGCTTCCACATGACATGGAGTGTGAAGCTGGAT GCCAGTGAGAACCAGCCAGAGAAGCCTCACTCTGATTCTCGCAGTGTGATATTTGAGCTGGATCCTTGCAATGGGAATGGGAAGGTTTGCCTTGTCTACAAAAGAGGGAAACCAGCGTTAGCACAAGACGCTGAGATCTGGCTCCTGGACAGAGCGTTGTACTGGCATTTTCTCACCGAATCCTTCACTGCTTACTATCACCTGCTCATCACGCACCTGGGCCTGCCACAGTGGCAGTACGCCTTCACCAGCTATGGCATTAGCCCACAGGCCAAGCAGTGGTTCAACATGTATAAACCCATCACCTACAACACAGACCTACTTGCAGAAGAGACCAACTGCTTCGTGAACAAGCTGGATCCCAGCAAAGTGTTCAAGAGCAAGAACAAGATCTTAATCCCCAAAAAGAAAGGGCCAGTCCAGCCTGCAGGTGGCCAGAAAGGGCCCCCGGGTCCTCCCTCCACCTCTAAATCCTCTTCTAGCCCTGGAAACCCTGTCCGGAAATGA
- the LOC113933027 gene encoding tubulin polyglutamylase complex subunit 2-like isoform X3 has translation MEETPPPGCSKPHLEKLTLGITRILESSPGVTEVTIIEKPPAERHMISSWEQKNNCVLPEDVKDFYLMTNGFHMTWSVKLDEHTIPLGSMAINSIAKLTQLNQSSVYSLPNAPTLADLEDDALEASENQPEKPHSDSRSVIFELDPCNGNGKVCLVYKRGKPALAQDAEIWLLDRALYWHFLTESFTAYYHLLITHLGLPQWQYAFTSYGISPQAKQWFNMYKPITYNTDLLAEETNCFVNKLDPSKVFKSKNKILIPKKKGPVQPAGGQKGPPGPPSTSKSSSSPGNPVRK, from the coding sequence ATGGAGGAGACACCGCCCCCGGGCTGCAGCAAGCCGCACCTGGAGAAGCTGACCCTGGGGATCACCCGCATCCTAGAATCTTCCCCAGGTGTGACAGAGGTGACTATCATAGAGAAACCACCTGCTGAACGTCATATGATTTCTTCATGGGAACAAAAAAATAACTGTGTGCTACCTGAGGATGTGAAGGATTTTTACCTGATGACCAATGGCTTCCACATGACATGGAGTGTGAAGCTGGATGAGCACACCATTCCATTGGGCAGCATGGCAATTAACAGCATCGCAAAACTGACTCAACTCAACCAGTCTTCCGTGTATTCACTCCCAAATGCACCAACCCTGGCAGACCTGGAGGATGATGCACTTGAAGCCAGTGAGAACCAGCCAGAGAAGCCTCACTCTGATTCTCGCAGTGTGATATTTGAGCTGGATCCTTGCAATGGGAATGGGAAGGTTTGCCTTGTCTACAAAAGAGGGAAACCAGCGTTAGCACAAGACGCTGAGATCTGGCTCCTGGACAGAGCGTTGTACTGGCATTTTCTCACCGAATCCTTCACTGCTTACTATCACCTGCTCATCACGCACCTGGGCCTGCCACAGTGGCAGTACGCCTTCACCAGCTATGGCATTAGCCCACAGGCCAAGCAGTGGTTCAACATGTATAAACCCATCACCTACAACACAGACCTACTTGCAGAAGAGACCAACTGCTTCGTGAACAAGCTGGATCCCAGCAAAGTGTTCAAGAGCAAGAACAAGATCTTAATCCCCAAAAAGAAAGGGCCAGTCCAGCCTGCAGGTGGCCAGAAAGGGCCCCCGGGTCCTCCCTCCACCTCTAAATCCTCTTCTAGCCCTGGAAACCCTGTCCGGAAATGA
- the LOC113933027 gene encoding tubulin polyglutamylase complex subunit 2-like isoform X1, whose protein sequence is MEETPPPGCSKPHLEKLTLGITRILESSPGVTEVTIIEKPPAERHMISSWEQKNNCVLPEDVKDFYLMTNGFHMTWSVKLDDLEDDALEASENQPEKPHSDSRSVIFELDPCNGNGKVCLVYKRGKPALAQDAEIWLLDRALYWHFLTESFTAYYHLLITHLGLPQWQYAFTSYGISPQAKQWFNMYKPITYNTDLLAEETNCFVNKLDPSKVFKSKNKILIPKKKGPVQPAGGQKGPPGPPSTSKSSSSPGNPVRK, encoded by the exons ATGGAGGAGACACCGCCCCCGGGCTGCAGCAAGCCGCACCTGGAGAAGCTGACCCTGGGGATCACCCGCATCCTAGAATCTTCCCCAGGTGTGACAGAGGTGACTATCATAGAGAAACCACCTGCTGAACGTCATATGATTTCTTCATGGGAACAAAAAAATAACTGTGTGCTACCTGAGGATGTGAAGGATTTTTACCTGATGACCAATGGCTTCCACATGACATGGAGTGTGAAGCTGGAT GACCTGGAGGATGATGCACTTGAAGCCAGTGAGAACCAGCCAGAGAAGCCTCACTCTGATTCTCGCAGTGTGATATTTGAGCTGGATCCTTGCAATGGGAATGGGAAGGTTTGCCTTGTCTACAAAAGAGGGAAACCAGCGTTAGCACAAGACGCTGAGATCTGGCTCCTGGACAGAGCGTTGTACTGGCATTTTCTCACCGAATCCTTCACTGCTTACTATCACCTGCTCATCACGCACCTGGGCCTGCCACAGTGGCAGTACGCCTTCACCAGCTATGGCATTAGCCCACAGGCCAAGCAGTGGTTCAACATGTATAAACCCATCACCTACAACACAGACCTACTTGCAGAAGAGACCAACTGCTTCGTGAACAAGCTGGATCCCAGCAAAGTGTTCAAGAGCAAGAACAAGATCTTAATCCCCAAAAAGAAAGGGCCAGTCCAGCCTGCAGGTGGCCAGAAAGGGCCCCCGGGTCCTCCCTCCACCTCTAAATCCTCTTCTAGCCCTGGAAACCCTGTCCGGAAATGA